The region GGTTCGGCACCGACATGGTGACATCGGTCAGCCACATAATGACGCGGTCGAACGGATTGCCGAAGAAGCCGGCAACCGCCCCGAGCACAGTGCCGAGGACAAGCGCAATGGCCGTGACGACGATGGCAACCAGGAATGCGGTTCTCGTCCCGTATACGACGCGGCTGAAGACGTCGCGTCCAAGATCATCGGTACCGAAAAGATGCGCGAGCGACGGTGCCTGGTTGCGCGCCTCGAGATCCTGGCTCAGGAAATCGTAAGGCGTGAGGTAAGGGCCGAACAGGGCGACGAAGGCGAGCAGGGCAATAACGCAGAGGCCGAAGATCGCCAGACGGTTCCTACTCAGTCGGTACCACGCGTCACGCCAAAGACTGACAGGTGCTTCGTCCGGGGTCATTGCGGAATGGGCTCGAGTGACGGACATCAGCGGCTCCTTCTCGTATCGGCGGCGCGCGGATCGAGCAACGGATAAAGAATGTCGACAAGCAGGTTCGAGAGCATCACCAGGAACGAGCCGATGAGCGTGATCGCCAGGATGACCGGATAGTCGGAATTGGTGAGCGCCTGCACGGTCAGACGGCCGAGCCCCGGAAGACCGAAGACGAGCTCAACGAAAATAGCGCCATTGACGATCGTGATCATGATGAGACCCAATTGCGTCACGACCGGTGTCAGCACCGGCCTCAATATGTGACGCAGCGCCACGACGACTTCGGGCACGCCCTTTGCCCGGGCAGTCCGCACGAAATCTTCTGACAGCACTTCAATGACCGCTGCGCGCGTTTGGCGAATGATGAGGGCAATCGGTTGGAAGGAGAGAACGATCAGGGGCAGGATGATGCGCACATCGAACACGCCGCCCCAGCCGTAGGGAACGTTGATGCCAGGCAAGGCGACGATCAGAGCCACCATGAGCAAGGGTCCGGCAACATAGGCCGGAATTGCCCAAAGAAAGAGCGCGGACCCGAGGATGATATAGTCGAGACGCCGGTTTTGATTGAGTGCCGAAATCAGGCCGAGTGGAATGGCGACCAGCGCCGTCAGAATGATAGCACAGAGCGCCAGCTTGAAAGAGACCGGTGCGGCAGCCGAGATCATCGCCCAGACTGAGCGCCCGGAGCTCAGCGAATTGCCGAATTTGCCCTGGACAAGATTCCAGACATAGTAGCCAAACTGTTCGAAGAAGGGTTTATTCAAACCGGCGCTTTCCCTGATCGCCTCAATGCGTT is a window of Sinorhizobium numidicum DNA encoding:
- a CDS encoding ABC transporter permease is translated as MLRYIATRFAIWVPSVLLVMMAVYALAFYGAGDPIKLIFLRAPGDVAYNPERIEAIRESAGLNKPFFEQFGYYVWNLVQGKFGNSLSSGRSVWAMISAAAPVSFKLALCAIILTALVAIPLGLISALNQNRRLDYIILGSALFLWAIPAYVAGPLLMVALIVALPGINVPYGWGGVFDVRIILPLIVLSFQPIALIIRQTRAAVIEVLSEDFVRTARAKGVPEVVVALRHILRPVLTPVVTQLGLIMITIVNGAIFVELVFGLPGLGRLTVQALTNSDYPVILAITLIGSFLVMLSNLLVDILYPLLDPRAADTRRSR